ACATATTATGGTATAATTAAAAGAATGCTAACTAAACATTTACATAAAACACTAGCACTCTAGCAATGCCAAAATCCAAAATCACTTGAAATTGGGGGATGTTATGAAAAAGAAATTAATGATTCTGCTATTCACTGCAATCATATTATCCGGATGTTCAACTATAGTAGAAAATTCTTTAGAAACCGGAAACGGCAGTATTGAATTATTAACACCGACGATTACAACAAAAGATAATGAATTAGAAATTAAGACTGAAGGTATTGATGAAAATAAAGTGACTTTTATTTATGTTGCCAACACAAAAGTATTCGAACAAAAAATAAAGAATGGTGAATCCTACAAACTTGATATTACAGGTATCAAGGATGCTCATAGGACAGACTATAAGCCACGAGTTCAACTTTTACAGAATGAGGATGATGATAAAGATGGAGAAATGGTAACGTTTAAACAAGTTAGATATACCGTTAAAAAAAATTAATTTAATAGGTATTTCCTTATAAATATAACGAACAAAAATATACTTTTAACAGTGGATAAATGTAAGGGGTGCTAACATGAAAAAACGATGGATTTCTTGGTGGATTGGTAACATATTTTGGATTATCGTTTTTGGAATATGGGCAGCTATTATTTGGCTACGAGATGTTGATGGTGCTGGTGTCATTCAAACACCCGAAATTAAATCAATATCACTTATCGTTTTATTAATCGCGTTTACCATACCGGTATTTTTTCAAATTATATGGCTAATCATTAATTTGAGGATGAGTAAAAAAAATAATTATACGATTTAGTTTTTCAATTAACAATAAAAAAGAGAGGAATCTACATCAAAATAGATTCCTCTCTTTTACATATGGGATTATACCATGTTTTTAAAACTGCACTACTCTCTTTTTTTACGATACATGATGATCTTTTTTCTTCATTAACGCTCTTTTCTTCATCGCCTTCGTTAAATATCCACCTTTAAATGAACGGATTTCATAAGAAGACATAAACGCTTTCGGTGCAATTTCATTAATAATTTCTAACAGTTCTTTTTCTCTAGAACGCTTTGCAACGATATCTAAGCGATAACGTATAGAATTAATACCTTCACCTTCAAATACTGTAACGCCAAATCCAGAGTGACGTAATTCATCTACTAATTCATTACAACGGTCTAGTAAACTAACTTGATACGTAATATAACCAATTGCTAATTTATTCTCTATATAACCGCCTAATAACAGTCCCGCACTAAAGCCAATGACATAGGCAACGATGTTCATCCAATTTGATAAATCTTGAAACACAATACCTAAACTGACAATGTAAATAGCTCCCTCTAACAATCCAACAGCAGCAGCGGATCTTGTTTGATTCTTTACAAGCAAAATCGTACGGATTGTTAAAATGGGAACGTAAATAATTTGAAGCACAAAAATAAGTAGCGCTTGTAACATTGGTATCCACCTCTTTCAAAAAGTCTTTTGTCATGATAACATACTTAAGCTTTAGAAATCGATGGGTTTTTTAATTTTTTTTTATTATTTTTCATACTATTGAAAAACACAAAAAAGAAGCGTATTATATTTGTCGTTAATTTGATTCCTTTTATATTATCGCTAAACTAAAAAAGGAACCCCGATTAGGTCCCTTTCATCATAGCTCTATGTTTTTCGAAGCCTGTTCCCTTTGCTTCTCTTCTTCTTTCACTAACTGCATATTTGCATAAGCTAAATTCGCAATCATTAAAAAGTGACCACCTAAAATGCCTGTACCGAATGCCCACATTTCCATTTCATGCTCAATTTCATACATAATGATAGCTCCTAATATGGCTGCTGCAAATCGATTTAAAATTCCTAATCCAGGAGCCTTTTCTTTCATTACGATACTTTTCCCGAGTTTCTCCACTCTGCGAGCTAATAACCAAAGGCAATATGCACTTACAGCTAATCCGATACCAAATCCTGTTACTTGTTTTCCAAACGGAGTAATCGTCCACATAAGTAGTAAACCACTAAAGATCACATACAATTGTAATCGATATACACGTAAGGCTGTTTGAATCAAAATATCCGCTCCTAATTTTGCATTTTTTATACTTTAGAAGAAAAGCAGCAACTTACACAGTTGCTGCTTTCTCTTCTTCTTGCTCTTGTTCCATCTTACGGATTTCAACACGTTTAATTTGGTAAGCGTCTTTTTCTAACACTTTAAATTCATAACCTTCCGCCTCAACATGTTGTCCTTCTTCAATTTCATGATTTTGCATCATGATCCATCCACCGATTGTATCCACATCATCTTCTTCAATGTGTAATCCAAATAAATCTTTCACTTCTGAGATAAGCACTTTTCCATCAACAATGATATGTTGCTCGTTCACATGTTGAATTGGTGGTGCTTCATCTTCATCATATTCGTCACGAATTTCGCCGACGATTTCCTCCAAGATGTCCTCAAGCGTTACAATTCCAGCTGTTCCTCCGTACTCATCATATAAAACAGCCATCGGAATTCGCTTCTTCTGCATTTGAAGTAATAGATCGTGAATTGGAGTCGTTTCCATCACTTCAATAATCGGACGCATATACGAGCGAATTGATGATAAATCTTTTTGATCCTCGGTCATATATCGAATAAAGAAATCTTTTACATTGACCATACCGATAATATCATCTTTATCTTCTCCAAAAATCGGATAACGTGTGTATCGCTCATTTTGGATTACTTTCATGTGTTCTTCTACTGAATCTTCCAGGTAGAAACCAACGATTTCTGTTCGCGGTACCATAATCTCTTTTGCAATACGATTATCAAATTCAAAAATGTTATTTACATACTTGTATTCAGCCTGATTAATTTCGCCACTTTCATAGCTATCTGAAAGGATAAGGCGTAATTCTTCCTCTGTATGAGCTACTTCATGTTCTGAAGCTGGTTTTAAACCGAATAAGCCAGTTACAACACGCGCTGAACCGTTCAATACCCAAATAAATGGATACATCACTTTATAGAACATCATTAATGGACCTGCCAATAATAACGTTACCCTTTCAGCCTTTTGAATTGCCATCGTTTTCGGAGCTAATTCCCCTACTACAACGTGTAAATACGTCATAATCATAAAAGCAAGACCAAATGTTAATACTGATGAAATAGAAGGATTTAAGTTCCATTTCTCAAATAACGGATGTAATAACTTTTCGATTGTCGGTTCACCTAACCAACCTAATCCCATAGCTGTAACTGTAATACCTAATTGACAAGCAGATAAATATTCATCTAAATTTGTTGTTACTTTTTTCGCTGCTAAAGCACCGCGTTTCCCTTCCGCAACAAGCTGATCAATACGACTTGAACGTACTTTTACAATCGCAAACTCTGCTGCTACGAAAAATCCAGTAAATGCGATTAAAATCGCAACCATGACTAAATTAAATATTTCCAATGAATCCCCTTAGTTTAAAAAACTAAGGTGTCCACCTCCTGTATACTATAATGTTTTCTTATTTGTTTCTTAGAAAACATAGCCCGATACAAAAATTAAAGAGGTCGGATTTCACTTTTTCTATAATAATAGAGCAAGTGTCTGTATTAAAGCTGTCGTTTGACCAGATAAAGATTTCGATATTTTTTCACGTTGTGAATCAGTCAATCCATCTAAAAGCGGCTTTAACTCCGTTAACTCTGCTTCTAATCGATGAATATGGTCTGTCACTTCATTCACTTGTTTCGAAACGTGTTCATTGATACCGAGCAGCTTCTTCTTCTCCTCGATTTTCTCTTTAATCTCACAAAGCGGCATATGCATTTCTTTGCACTTCTCAATAAATTGTAATGTCTCAAATGCTGTTTCATCGTAATAGCGATAATTAGATTGAGATCGCTCCGCTTTTAAGATACCTAGATTCGTATAATAATCAATCGTTCGTTTCGACACGTGAGCCATGAGAGCCAACTGTCCGATTCGATACACCTTCCCAACGATCTTCCCCCCTTGTTTATATTACTAACATCATACAATACATAAACTGTACAGTCAAACGTGACGGTTTATTATTCATAATTTATACACAATTCTACATACCTTCTAAGTATGTATTATATTCACACTCTATAACTCTATCTATATAGTTAGATTACTGTTTTTTCGATATACCGATACTAAAATAGAAAAATGGAATTCCCCGTTCCTTTCAACCTTTCTTAAGGTAAAACATATGATAATAATATTGAAATAAAATCATTATTTATGCAATTGGAGGAGATTAAAATCACTAGGACAGTTATCTCTCACTTTTATAACGAGGAGTATTTATTACCATGGTGGCTTATGCACCACACAAAAATATTCGATCACGGTATTTTAATTAATAGAGGTTCTACAGATCGTTCAGTTGAAATTTGCAAATTATTTGCTCCCAACTGGGAAGTACGAAATTCAAGATTCCTTGATTTCGATCCCACTAATACTGATATTGAGGTAATGGAAATTGAAAGAGAAGTTTCAGGTTGGAAAATTGTATTAAATACTACAGAATTTCTTTGTTGTAATAATGTAGAAGAATTTTTCTCATCACTTCATACGTTAGGCCAAAATATGTATGCGATTAGAATGATTGTCATGATTGATAAGCATGATTACAATTATTCAAAACTAAGATATTCCATTCCTTTAGTAGAACAACGATATCACGGGCTCTTTCCTTATAAACCAGAAATCGGCTGTGCCTGGAGATTTATACACAACCATCTTGATGGCGCATATTTACCAGGCAGACATTTTACGCGGCACCAACCTATCATTTATAACTCCCCTTCATTCATTTTTAAATTTTATTTTAGCCCTTGGAACGAACATACAAAGGCAAGAAAATTACAAATTACACCCACCCTCTCAAAAAAGGGCGTTCGCTTAGGACTTCAAAAACAATATGGTCGGTCCTCTGAAGAACTCGAAGCTCGATTTTTAATGTTAACTAATTCAACACAGGATCTACGTAATCACCCTGAGTATCAACAATTATTCCACATATTCAAACCTTAATATTTCTCACCCTATCATGTTCCACATATTTTTACGCACTTAGCTAAAAACCATACCATTTGTATTTCATATGAATACTGTATATATTATAAATTTTTATTTTAGGAGGAAAAAATGAAAGCTGTTATTCTTGCTGGTGGATATGGGACAAGGATTGGGGAAGAAACACATTTAAAACCGAAACCTATGATTGAAATTGGAACAAAGCCTATTTTATGGCACATTATGAGTTTGTATAGCCATTACGGCATTACAGAGTTTATTATTTGCTTAGGGTATAAAGGATATGCAATTAAAGAGTTCTTTCTAAATTACAATCTACACATGTCAGATTTCACGATACATTTAAGGGATAATACAATTACTAGCCATTCTCATCGTGTAGAACCGTGGAAAGTTACACTAATCGATACTGGTGTAAATACCGAAACAGGAGGACGAGTGAAAAAGATTCAAAATTTTGTTGGAGACGAACCTTTCTGTCTCACTTATGGCGATGGATTAAGTAACGTAAATATAAAAGAACTTATTGCATTTCATAAAAAACATGGAAAAATGGCAACAGTTACCGCCGTACAACCTCCTGGTAGATTCGGTTCTCTCATATTAGATAAACAGTCAGTAACATCCTTTCAAGAGAAGCCACTCGGGGATGGTGGCTGGGTTAACGGTGGTTTTTTCGTTTTAAATCCTGATGTTTTTAATTATATTAGTGGCGATAAGTCTGTTTTCGAAACAGACACTTTAGTTCAGCTAGTAAACAAAAACGAATTGGCCGCATATCAACATACTGGTTTTTGGCATCCGATGGATACATTGCGCGATAAAAATAAATTAGTCGAGCTATGGGAAAGTAATAACGCTCCGTGGAAGGTTTGGTAGTATGGCTTCATCATCTTTTTGGAATAAGAAAAAAGTATTTATTACGGGACATACTGGATTTAAAGGCTCATGGCTCACCCTTTTTTTAACTTCTTTAGGCGCAGAAGTAATCGGATACTCCTATCAACTCCCCTCTAATCCTAGCCTTTTTGAACAAGGTAATGTAGCAAATGAGTGCACATCAATTCATGGCGACATTACAGATTACGATTCTTTATTCCATGCCCTAAAGCAACATAACCCTGATATACTATTTCATTTAGCAGCCCAGCCGATCGTTACTACTTCCTATAAAAATCCTATTGAAACATTTAAAACGAATGTTTTAGGTACTGTTCATGTATTAGAAGCGGCAAAACAGATAAAAAGTATACGCGGCATCATTAATGTTACAAGCGATAAATGCTATGAAAATGATGGGAGCGGTAACCGTGCATTCGTGGAAAGCGACCGACTAGGAGGTTTCGACCCTTATAGTGCCAGTAAAGCTTGCGCTGAACTAGTGGCAACATCCTATCAAAAATCATTCTTCCGCACTAACACTCTGAATCTTGCCTCAGTAAGAGCTGGTAACGTTATCGGCGGCGGTGATTGGGCAAATGACCGATTATTCCCAGATGTCATTCGTGCATATTTACAAAATGCTACGTTAAATATTAGAAACAAAAACGCTATTCGCCCGTGGCAACACGTATTAGATCCTTTACACGGCTATATACTTTTAGCTGAAAAACTTTGGCAAGACGCCGCATGTGCAGCGGCGTGGAATTTCGGCCCGATGAATGAACCTAATAGAACAGTTCATGATGTCATTCAATGTATCATGAACTTGTGGAATCAACCATTAACAGTCCTTTCTCCTCATACAACTACGCCTTATGAAGCACCAATTTTAACACTTGATAGTACAAAAGCAGTAAATAAACTCGGTTGGACTCCTAAGTTATCAACAGATCATTCTATCACTTGGACTGTTGATTGGTACAAAAAATATGCATCTGGTGAAAATATGGAATCTTTCACGCGACAACAAATCGATGCATTCAAAAATTTATAAGGGGGCTATAAAATGGAACAGAAAAAATGCCGTTTTTGCCACTCATTACTAACAAATACTTTTTTAGATTTAGGTGTTTCCCCTCTCGCAAACTCATTTGTCGTTCCAGAACACTCATATAAAATGGAACCATTTTATCCGCTGCACACGTTTGTCTGTCCCTCTTGTTTACTTGTACAATTAGATGAATTTGAATCTCCTCACAATATTTTTCATGACTATTTATACTTCAGTTCTTACTCATCAAGCTGGCTACTACACGCTAAGCAATATGTAGAAATGGCAATTAAGCGTTTTAACTTAACAAACCATTCAAAAGTAATTGAAATCGCGAGTAACGATGGGTACTTATTACAATACTTTCAAAAAGAACATATCGAAACGTTAGGAATTGAACCAGCAAAAAATGTAGCAGAAATCGCTATCCAAAAAGGAATTCCTACTGAAGTGAACTTTTTCAGCAATGACTTAGCAAAAAAATTACCACAAGCTGATTTAATCATCGCAAATAACGTATTGGCACACGTCCCGAACTTACATGATTTTGTCGCTGGTTTAAAAACGTTATTAAAACAAGACGGAACAATAACAATTGAATTCCCACACTTATTAAATCTCATATCCTTTAAACAGTTTGATACGATCTACCATGAGCACTTCTCCTATTTCTCACTTATAAGTCTTCAAAAAGTTTTAGCTCATCATCATTTACAAATTGTCGATGTAAAAGAGCTTGCAACGCACGGTGGTTCCTTACGTATTTTTGTAAAACATCATAGTGACACATCCACTATCCATTCCAGTGTTACAAAATTAATCCAAAAAGAAGTAGATCACGGGCTAAATACATTAGAATGTTATCTACTTTTTTCTAAACGCATCGAGCAATTGAAAATAAATATTTTACAGTTTTTTATCGAAGCAAAAGCTTTAAACAAACAAATTATCGGTTACGGTGCGCCAGCTAAAGGAAACACCCTTTTAAATTATTGCGGAATAGGAAAAGAATTTTTAGCTTATACAGTAGATAAAAACCCTCACAAACAAAATCTCCTACTACCAGGAACACGCATTCCAATAAAATCTCCAGAAGAAATAAAGCGTACAAAACCTGATTACATTCTCATACTCCCTTGGAATTTGAAAGATGAAATTATGAAAGAATGCTCTTTCATTCGTGAATGGGGCGGCAAATTTTTAGTAACAATTCCAGAAGTTGAGGTCATTGAGCCATGAAAAAAATTCTTGTAACAGGCGGTAGCGGATGGATTGGTAAATATGTTGTAAATTTTCTTATACAAAGGGGCTATGAGGTGCACGCCACTTATCATACAAAGAAGCCTTCTCACATCTCTTGCCACTGGCATCAAGTAAACTTACTTTGTGATGAAGAAGTAAAAAAACTCATTTTCGACATGAAGCCTAGTCATCTCATTCATTTAGCTTGGGAAGCAGTGCCGCCAGCTTGTTATGTATCTATTAATAATTACTATTGGCTTACATCTAGCATCTCATTAATTCAACACTTCACAACGTGCGGCGGAAAGCGAGTCATCGTTGCCGGTACTGGCGCAGAGTATGAATGGTTTAACGGCGTATTATTTGAAGATTCACCGCTTCTTTCTTATAAAACACCATATTCATTATGTAAAAACGCACTACACTCCTGGCTACAGTCATACGCCGAGCAAACAGGTCTCAGCATGTGTTGGGGCCGCATTTTTCATATGTATGGCCCTCACGAACAAGGGAATCGGCTCGTTTCTAACATTATCATTTCCTTATTAAAAAATGAGGAAGCACTATGTACACATGGAAAACAATCAAGAGATTTCCTCCATGTGGGCGACGTCGCTGATGCTCTCGTAACAGTATTAGAACACGGCGTTACTGGCACAATCAATATCGCTTCTGGTCAATCTGTACAAATTAAAGAATTGGCGTCTATCATTGCTAAAAAGATAGGAAAAGAACATTTAATTAAACTAGGTGCAATCCCTTTCTCTAAAGATGAACCTTTATTCGTCGGCGTTCATGTAGAACGTTT
This Bacillus paramycoides DNA region includes the following protein-coding sequences:
- a CDS encoding DUF3923 family protein encodes the protein MKKRWISWWIGNIFWIIVFGIWAAIIWLRDVDGAGVIQTPEIKSISLIVLLIAFTIPVFFQIIWLIINLRMSKKNNYTI
- a CDS encoding DUF2179 domain-containing protein, translated to MLQALLIFVLQIIYVPILTIRTILLVKNQTRSAAAVGLLEGAIYIVSLGIVFQDLSNWMNIVAYVIGFSAGLLLGGYIENKLAIGYITYQVSLLDRCNELVDELRHSGFGVTVFEGEGINSIRYRLDIVAKRSREKELLEIINEIAPKAFMSSYEIRSFKGGYLTKAMKKRALMKKKDHHVS
- a CDS encoding ATP synthase subunit I, translated to MIQTALRVYRLQLYVIFSGLLLMWTITPFGKQVTGFGIGLAVSAYCLWLLARRVEKLGKSIVMKEKAPGLGILNRFAAAILGAIIMYEIEHEMEMWAFGTGILGGHFLMIANLAYANMQLVKEEEKQREQASKNIEL
- a CDS encoding hemolysin family protein; translated protein: MEIFNLVMVAILIAFTGFFVAAEFAIVKVRSSRIDQLVAEGKRGALAAKKVTTNLDEYLSACQLGITVTAMGLGWLGEPTIEKLLHPLFEKWNLNPSISSVLTFGLAFMIMTYLHVVVGELAPKTMAIQKAERVTLLLAGPLMMFYKVMYPFIWVLNGSARVVTGLFGLKPASEHEVAHTEEELRLILSDSYESGEINQAEYKYVNNIFEFDNRIAKEIMVPRTEIVGFYLEDSVEEHMKVIQNERYTRYPIFGEDKDDIIGMVNVKDFFIRYMTEDQKDLSSIRSYMRPIIEVMETTPIHDLLLQMQKKRIPMAVLYDEYGGTAGIVTLEDILEEIVGEIRDEYDEDEAPPIQHVNEQHIIVDGKVLISEVKDLFGLHIEEDDVDTIGGWIMMQNHEIEEGQHVEAEGYEFKVLEKDAYQIKRVEIRKMEQEQEEEKAATV
- a CDS encoding MerR family transcriptional regulator codes for the protein MYRIGQLALMAHVSKRTIDYYTNLGILKAERSQSNYRYYDETAFETLQFIEKCKEMHMPLCEIKEKIEEKKKLLGINEHVSKQVNEVTDHIHRLEAELTELKPLLDGLTDSQREKISKSLSGQTTALIQTLALLL
- a CDS encoding glycosyltransferase family 2 protein; this translates as MQLEEIKITRTVISHFYNEEYLLPWWLMHHTKIFDHGILINRGSTDRSVEICKLFAPNWEVRNSRFLDFDPTNTDIEVMEIEREVSGWKIVLNTTEFLCCNNVEEFFSSLHTLGQNMYAIRMIVMIDKHDYNYSKLRYSIPLVEQRYHGLFPYKPEIGCAWRFIHNHLDGAYLPGRHFTRHQPIIYNSPSFIFKFYFSPWNEHTKARKLQITPTLSKKGVRLGLQKQYGRSSEELEARFLMLTNSTQDLRNHPEYQQLFHIFKP
- the rfbF gene encoding glucose-1-phosphate cytidylyltransferase codes for the protein MKAVILAGGYGTRIGEETHLKPKPMIEIGTKPILWHIMSLYSHYGITEFIICLGYKGYAIKEFFLNYNLHMSDFTIHLRDNTITSHSHRVEPWKVTLIDTGVNTETGGRVKKIQNFVGDEPFCLTYGDGLSNVNIKELIAFHKKHGKMATVTAVQPPGRFGSLILDKQSVTSFQEKPLGDGGWVNGGFFVLNPDVFNYISGDKSVFETDTLVQLVNKNELAAYQHTGFWHPMDTLRDKNKLVELWESNNAPWKVW
- the rfbG gene encoding CDP-glucose 4,6-dehydratase — translated: MASSSFWNKKKVFITGHTGFKGSWLTLFLTSLGAEVIGYSYQLPSNPSLFEQGNVANECTSIHGDITDYDSLFHALKQHNPDILFHLAAQPIVTTSYKNPIETFKTNVLGTVHVLEAAKQIKSIRGIINVTSDKCYENDGSGNRAFVESDRLGGFDPYSASKACAELVATSYQKSFFRTNTLNLASVRAGNVIGGGDWANDRLFPDVIRAYLQNATLNIRNKNAIRPWQHVLDPLHGYILLAEKLWQDAACAAAWNFGPMNEPNRTVHDVIQCIMNLWNQPLTVLSPHTTTPYEAPILTLDSTKAVNKLGWTPKLSTDHSITWTVDWYKKYASGENMESFTRQQIDAFKNL
- a CDS encoding class I SAM-dependent methyltransferase encodes the protein MEQKKCRFCHSLLTNTFLDLGVSPLANSFVVPEHSYKMEPFYPLHTFVCPSCLLVQLDEFESPHNIFHDYLYFSSYSSSWLLHAKQYVEMAIKRFNLTNHSKVIEIASNDGYLLQYFQKEHIETLGIEPAKNVAEIAIQKGIPTEVNFFSNDLAKKLPQADLIIANNVLAHVPNLHDFVAGLKTLLKQDGTITIEFPHLLNLISFKQFDTIYHEHFSYFSLISLQKVLAHHHLQIVDVKELATHGGSLRIFVKHHSDTSTIHSSVTKLIQKEVDHGLNTLECYLLFSKRIEQLKINILQFFIEAKALNKQIIGYGAPAKGNTLLNYCGIGKEFLAYTVDKNPHKQNLLLPGTRIPIKSPEEIKRTKPDYILILPWNLKDEIMKECSFIREWGGKFLVTIPEVEVIEP
- a CDS encoding NAD-dependent epimerase/dehydratase family protein → MKKILVTGGSGWIGKYVVNFLIQRGYEVHATYHTKKPSHISCHWHQVNLLCDEEVKKLIFDMKPSHLIHLAWEAVPPACYVSINNYYWLTSSISLIQHFTTCGGKRVIVAGTGAEYEWFNGVLFEDSPLLSYKTPYSLCKNALHSWLQSYAEQTGLSMCWGRIFHMYGPHEQGNRLVSNIIISLLKNEEALCTHGKQSRDFLHVGDVADALVTVLEHGVTGTINIASGQSVQIKELASIIAKKIGKEHLIKLGAIPFSKDEPLFVGVHVERLKTEVNWKPTYDLNTGIEETISWWESFIKKHNDTHH